ggttttcttgacaagatttgttcagtggaggtttgctcAACTTGCTTCTATCCtcaaattgctgcaaactgagttcaaagtgcaacaaTAGTCTGCACTCACGTCAGGGCATAATCTTGCCCTCCCCAGTtggctaaggcaaaagcaaactgctgcaacatctcctagcttgtgtgttctccctcaCTGATAAACCTTTGACATCTTGATTACGTTGTGATATTGTGTGGCCacacgtgtcctggttttcatctgtgaaatattggagggtatgagagAATTACTATACCGAAGTCTGTACTATCTGTCGccctatatgaacctgcccaaATCTTGAGATCCTGGGTGTCTCACAACCCTGCTGCCATTGTCACACATGTGTCCAGTAAGGACAGGTAAGTGCCActcccaggttgtggaattccctttcATAGGAATCTAAAttgacctctcctttctccagaaagtgaagtctttttttttttaaatgcctttggACATTAACTGAATGTAGAGAGagtgttttaaaacttttgtatcatCAGGCTTTTAATTTTATCTGGTTTTCAGCTTTGTTGTAAGCTATTGTGGATCCCTTGTTGGGAGAAAGgatctacatttaaaatatatacagttggccctccatatccacggattctttctCCACGAATTcaaccatgcatggcttgaaaatatcccaaaaaaatattagttccaaaaagtaagcactgatcttgccattttatataagggacaccattttactctgccatagTATTTAATCGGATGTGAGCTCCCATGGTTTTGGGGGGTCCGGGAACCgaatcccaatggataccaagggcccactgtaaatgatTAAATGAATTTATGCCCTAGTTCTGTTGCAAATAATGCATTTTACTTTGTCTAATACTTGGCTGTAGCATAATTAAAACTCCTGGCTAAAATTCTCCGTCTCTCTTCCccgtctctctttctctttcattctccttGGCTTGTTTGGCTCATAATGACTGGTATTTCAGATATTCATTCTCAGGAAATAGTTCTTCTATAAATAAATCAGTAGTATAGAACAGGAAAGAGAGCTGGATGAACAGAGCTAGCAGTAGATCTGGCTTTATTAAAACTGTTCCCCAGCCTCCCATACATCCCCACCTCATCCAGCTCCCCCCAAAATCAGGAGTTTATCTCCTAGGGTTTGATTCTCAACCGGATTCATTTGCTAGGTACATTACAAAACCAAGAATATCCCCAATGACTTGCTAGGCATTTCAGCAAACCTGAATAGGagagtttttgtgggggttttgggctatgttgcccatgttctagaagagtttcttcctgaaatttcgccggcatctgtggctggcatcttcagagaatgaatagGAAACTTTTAGTATTTTCGTCCAGGTCCCTGGATTAAGATACATTTGCCCCAGATCCAGGCCATTATGTCAGATGGAAGTGAATAAAAGGTGTGCTCATtcatacagttagccctctgtatctattgattctgcattcatggattcaaccatccacggcttgaaaattaaaaacaaataatctaaaattcaaaccatgattttgtcattttatataaaagacaacaTTTTAGTAtggcactgtatataatgggacttgagcatccatggattttggtattggaGTGTCCATCTCTATTTGCTCCCACTGGGAGCTGCTTTTCAAGATCTCCAACAGATTTCTCTTTCTTGATCTTCTGCCTGAAGCCTTTTTAATTAGAGATTCCAGAGACCAAATCTGCAGTTTTCTGCATGTAATGCATATTCGTACCAACCTCTTcgctggattactgtaatgtgtttgATGTGGGGCTTCCCTTGATGATAGTGCAGAATGCAGTAGTCCAAAGTATAACTAGTATAGGCAGACAGAATAATATTGTATCACGTTTTGTGTTTTTTATGTGCACTTACATACACTACAAGTAGATGTAAGAACTGCTTGTTGTTTCAATATGCCCGCTGCTTTGGACATAACAATGATAATATATGCATTGCCATTTATCTTTCTGCTCCCAGGTACCACCATGGTGAGACCAAGCTTGAACACAATGGATGCTATCGTCATTGCGTGGATGAAAACATTGAAAGGAGAAACCACTATTTGGATCTTGCAGGCATAGAAAACTATACATCCAAATTTGGGCCAGGTATATTAGATGCTGGTTTTTTGCATCATTTGGATTGCTTTTTCTGTTTATTAAAATGGGATCTTTTAAAGACATATTCCACAGTAGATAGTGCTGTATGCCAGTGGGAATGGTAGCATGAGAGTAGATACAGGTTGGTAGATGATACATCATTCATTACTTTCAGAATATTTAAAAGAGGGGTGGGGAAACTATGACACTCCAGAGGTTATTGAACTACAGTTTGCATCAGCTGCACACATCATGGTGcatgatgatgggagttgtggttccaACTGTAATTCCTAATGAGAACATGAATTCTGAATGACAAAATTGGCAATATTTTCTCTGCCACTAAGAAAAAGTGAGTTTTGGGGGGCAGTGATGGATTTTGGTCAGGAGTGAACTTCAGCCTCTGCTGTGAAAAATAAAGGGAGTTGCAATGGTGTATATCTGACTTATGCTCTTGTAATTCACCATAGGATGTCAGccattttttgaaaaagagatatatattttttgcaatgtTCATTAAAAagatattatttaaaatgttatttacaaAAAGGGAAACCCATTTTATGAGCTGGTTTTCAAAAAACAGTTTTAACAAACAAGTCACATACTGAATAGTACAATTATGGCTTCTCAATGGAAGTTCAGCAGGGATGGAGCTAGCTTGACTTCCTCTGTAAAGGAGTTCACGCATCTAGATATTCTTTTAGATTAAGACATATCTCATGTAGTCAGCAGCCTAGAATCTCAGGGTGGAAGAATGCACAATAGCATCTTAGCTGAAGAGCTCAGATTCTAGGCAGGCATATATGGTAGGTGTAGGTCTTTTTTGCTATCATACCTCCAAGCTATTCAGCACTTGTATAAACCAAAGTTGAATTGGACTCAGGGGCAATCTGGAAGCTTCTGTAGTCAGCTCAAAACCAGCAACTTATGTTCCTTAAAGCACATGCTAGGAATAGCATGGTCACTAGAATTTGTACAAGATTTcacttctgaacacttttcatgGGCAGTCCTACCTAGAGCATATACAGTAGTCCAGTAAAGAGGTAAATAATTACTCTGTAAAACACTGGAGCATTCAGTGATCAGTTCTTCTTTCTTAGGATCTCCACCTGTGGCTCAGAAACACAACCCACCCATCCGAGTTTCCAACCAAACAAGATCCCGTTCCCATGAGCCAGAAATCTTCCATGCCCACCAGCGGAGATCACCAGCAGCAGATCCTGGCCATATTAGTTTAATGGAAGCTTCCTATGCAAAGCTTGCAGAAATCCAACAGAGGCTGCGAAGTCAAGATGCAAACAGGCACTTTGTAAAGTCTCCCAAGGCTCAAAGCAAAGCCACAGCTTCAGCTAATGCAGGAAGAGCTGTAAGGAGTAAATCCATTCAAGGGTCATCTGTACCAATGGCTTCCCCTACTGCACGGGTTGGTCAAAACCTTCCTTACCTACCTATGCAGTCTCAGCAGACTTACAAGAAACACAAGCAGAGAGCAAAAGAGACTCACCAAGTCTGCAAAACCTTCCCATCTCCTGGAACGGTTCTGGAAAAAGAACATGTCAGAGACCTGCCTGCAGTCATCTTGTATGAAGGTCAAGTGGGACAGATGATTCAGAGACatgagcaccaccaccaccatgagcaccaccaccactatcaccacTTCTACCAGACATGAAGTGGACCCATTTCCACCTGTTAAAGAATCGTCCTATATGAAGGAAGCCCATTGCTGTCACTTGGGAAGAACGGCATTGTTTTAATTAACATTGTTGCTACTCCGTTAATATTTGCTAGCACCTATTTTAGgagttacagtcggcccttcacattcactagggttaggagtGCAGAAGTGGGAAAACCATGAATATCTGCAGGCACCCCACAACCATATTTAACACACCAAAAAAAGTATGATCTGCGGATTCAGTCCATCATGGATGCCTTTGAGGCAGCAGGTTTCCTTCGCAAGGCAGAAGCAGAGAGCTGGTGATGTTTGCTGCTGCCATACACTATTTTAAATAGGGAATTACAAGCCTTgctacacattcacacacactttctctcagtCTTGTGAGGCTtgcagtccctattaaaaatggagTAGGAAAGTGGCAGAGGTGGTGGCAAATAAcctgtgaataattaaatctgcaaaaggtAAACTTGCAAATGTgaaaggccgactgtatatgaaaacactaaaattaattatgatgatgataatgataataataataataatctaacaCTATTTATATTATGTGGAACTGTATAACTTACTTTAATaacttgtggattttttttttaaagtttggcttgttaaagcaaaacaaaacacatgcacGCACAAGAGCAAACAGCCATAGCTCTTGTTCAGGTCATCACATAAAAGCCTCTGCATGTTCAGTGGTTGGAAGGGCTTTGTGGGTCTAAGCAGGTTCTCCCCACCCATCTCTGGAACTGTTTAACATTTTATCCATCCCCTGATGAGCATCCACTGAATATTTATGAGCAGGTACTTTTCACATGTATGTGTAGAGTGCCCTTGTCTTTGAGTTAACCCCATTTGGATGCCTCCTCAAGCATAGAAGTGGTCTGAGCAGCTGTCTCTGGGGTTAGGATCAGGCAGCCTTGCAAATGTTGGGCTGAGACTCACAGTGTTCCTCACTATcatggctaggactgctgggtcttgcagtccaacaacatctgggacccattcacactacagaattatagcactattattccagtttaactgccatagctatgCCTATGATATCCCAGGGTTTGTAGTCTGatgaggcaccagtgctctctggaTAAGAAGTCTAAATCCTCCTCCCAAAATGTCAAATTtcaggatcccatagaatggaaTCATGGTCATTTAGGTGGAATAGTAATGCTGTtattctgcagtgaggatgggCCACTGGAGGACTATTTGATTCCCACCTCTGGACTGTCTGTAGACACAAAGATGAACTGGTGGACAGCCATCAGGAAGGGAGAGTGGAATGCAGTTCCGGTGGTGGGCTGGGCTTTCCACACCTCCGTTGAACACACTTTGGGGGTTGTGTGAAGGCAACTGTTGTGAGCTGTGTTTGAATGCTGGGCATTGACACACTTCTGATGAGCATCCTTTTCCTCTGTGGTACTGGAAGAGCTGCTTCAAACAACATGGCTAAACACCTTGCCTGTCTCATCCCTTGGCTTGCTGCACACAAGCCAATCATCAGGGGAGCAATGTTCAAAGGTTCTGGACTCCGGGAATACAAACTGCTGCTACCTCTAGTATAATTCAAACCTTCTTATTGATTGTATCGTGCTACCAGGGGTTACGGGAGAGGGTGGGTTGGCTTAGGGGGAGCTGGGGAGATGGGACATTTTTACTCAATTGCATTCATGTAGCTTGTTCTCACCTCCTTGCAAGCTATATCTTAAATATTAATGATGAGGAAACAGGTAATTGCATTTGTCAAGAGAGCTACATTTTTTTCAACTTTATTCTGCTTTCCTTTCCAACTTCTCCTTTAAACAGACTTCTTTATTGTGTGGCTCTATAGATTGGGTAATATTTAAGTATGTATCTTTGTTTTTCTGCTGGCCATTGTGGGTTAGAGAACTTTTAATCCTTGTCATCATCAGATGACAGCTTTACGGAAGACCAGTAGAGTCCTGACACCAGAAGGACAAAGCCAGCCTCAAACCACATCCATTTACCTCTGTTCACAGTCATCATTCCTGACATTACCTAGGCATGAGTTTTTCAACCTTACTCTTTCTTTCATTCCCAGGGTTGATTCCATAATGCTAAATGCTaattttctccctcccccatgtGTGGCCCATCAGATGGCTCCACCTAGTCTTCTCAAGCTCCTActcagagcttgtaaaagttactttttggagtacaagaagtcccagaatcttccagtcaGTAAGGCCAGTGGCAGTGCTGGCCGAggctttctgggagctgtaatctaaaAAAGTAAGTTATAAACTTGGTTCCTCTTCTCCAACTGTCTCTCAAAGGAGTTTTTGAGGATTGGGGCATCTTGAGATGAAAGAAGTGCAAGACTGCAACTTAATGTTTTCCCCATAGTTATTAATAAACTGGGCCAAAATATAGCACCACTTAACATTTTTTTCAcacatttgttttgaaaaattcATTTTCCAGGTTGTATAAAAGATACATCAtattgtttcctcctcctcctccatgttgAGAGATAACTGGGAAGAACATGCTTTTCCAATTTTAAATGCTGGCCTATAAATACATACTCATAGCCACAATCTCTGAACATACACCCACTCACATGCATTTTCTTGTGTTTTATAGAAATCTGTGTTTTTGGACTATTGACATTTTAATCTTAAAACATTGATTCTTGAAGGAATGCTATAAAAGAACAAGGttgcccctttcctccctttgccCCCATCACGGTGTCTTGATCCTAGGTTTTGTTGCAACCATTGCTTGTTTTGACTCCTTTTCCCAAACATAAAACAACCCAAGCTTTACTGGTGGTTTCTATCCTTCCTGCTCCTACCCCAAGCACATTAATATCAAAGGGCTTCCACTCCATAAAGCAGAATAAGTCAAATCACCCATGTACCACTCCAAACACATAGCCCCATCTTGTTGGAATTTGTATGCTTAGCAAAGAGAGACCTGGTTAATCCttggatgagaaaccaccaaggaatactcaggatcTCCAGACTGGGCTAGGGAAGAGCCCTGTCTGAAACACATCCATTTTTGCCAGTCAGAATTGACAGAATTGAGATAGAAATGAACTGATTGTTTGACTTACTACAAGGCAGCTTCTTATGATCCTGAGAAGGCCAGTCAAGGCTAGGCATCACATGCAGACCTGGAATAAGCATGGGCAGAGAACTGGGAATCTAAAGTTTCCTGATAGGATTAGCAGCTCAAGAAAATGAatccaaatactgtatataaccTGAGAGTACTAGCTAGtctcctggagaaaagaaaaaagctgttCAGCAGATAGGGGTTTGATCTagtgcaatggttcccaacctttggtccttcatatgtttgggacttcagctcccagaagtcccagccgacttggtcaacagtcagtcattgtgggagctgaagtccatatcATCTCGACAACCAAAGGTGTCTAGCACTTCGGTTCCCAGATGACATGGGACTTCACACACATGAGCCCCAGCTGGCACAGCTAGTGTTCAAGGATACTGGGAGTCCAACAACACCCAAATGTATGAACTACTGTCCTCATGGGAGTGAGTCAGGAATTTGAGCCAATGTGCTTTATGGAGAAGCTACCAGGAGTCAGGTTCTTGGCAGGGTTCTTGGGGAAAGGAATCTAGTCCTTATGGTTCACTAGCTGTAACCCTAACTATTTTAAAGTAGCAATGgggccaaaaaacaacaacaacaggattccagtcatttGGAACTTTAAAAGCAAGTTCCAACCACATGTGATaagatttaaagaaagaaagagaaagagacagaaagaaagacatcTGATTTATCTTACAGTATGTTTAAAGTTTTTACCTTTTTTGTTTACAGTATTGCCAATTGTTCTTCTATTACATATTTTGGATCTTGTATGCAAAAGGTACTTTATGTTTCTATCATATCAAGATGCAATGTTGTCTTTCTAGAGGATGTATCACAACCACAAAAGTGTGGGTTGTATGAAGCAAATAAACAAATGGTGGGGTTTATTGTTGATTGGGACTAGAATCATCACTTACTGTTCATTTGCTCATGCCTCAAAATAAGAATCAGCAATGCCTtgcttttcccccccccctttaaaaatgaatccaaattagttttatttcaatgtgttttctttctctcagcatTCAGCTGACAAGATGTTTTAAAGCGTGTTTACCCTTTTAAATTTCTAAAgttaaaatatatagatatatctatGCGTGCTGTTTTCTGTATAGGAAATCGGGAAGGCGGAAGGTGGCCAGCAGCGTCTTTACTTACCACTGAGTTGTTTGAGTCTAAAACCTATTTTGCTGCTTGTGTTATCAATCCCTTATTTTTCTCCAGTGTATATATAATTATGGACTGCAAAAAGGGGCATTTTACATGCCTTGTAGAAGGAATAAGCTTATTTATATGATAGTGTTAAACAAAGTCTGATGTATTAAAAGTGATTTTCGTTATACTGCATGCAACCCCATGAGTGTAACACATTCCATTGGAGAATAGATGCCATGCCATTTAGTTCCTGAGAAAGTGATTGGTTTACTTTTTATTCCTTTTGCTAAACATTTTCCACATTCATCCAGGCCAGTTGAACAAAGCTTAAGGACTGATATCCCCTACCCTTTaaaatttcatagatgaaaactgggacacatgtgaccaagttACATGGGAGCATGgccaagttattaatgaggaagaatatgcaagcttggagatgctgcagcagtttgcttttgcctgtgtctatagggaaggacaagatacttttccctcctctcctcttccctctgctgagttaatctagacccagtacagacgggccaaaagcaaCATGGTgctgccaatactagggttcaggagtgtgcagcaaccgcacactcctgaacccttgtacatatgggcactgccatgacTGCATGGCCCTGCCCACACGGGGCATGTGGCCATGATGCAAGTGCTGCGCAGTGTCCATATGTCGCTGCACTGCTCTTGTGTCATTGATGCACCATGGTGCCCTAATGGCGCACTGACACGCCCAAAAGAATacgcttttagtgggttctttttggagtggagggagcccgtgtggtttggttgctgcagactTCCTCCAGAAGAAAAACAGGCAGCTTCATACCACCCTTTAGTTTGTAGCagctgaagtaagatgaggacaaatgGAGAAGGTAGGTGGGAGGGAAataaatggggacattttaaaaacagctgaaacagTGGGATGACAGACAATTAACTGGGAATGTCCCTGGTGAATCAGGACCATTGGAGAATATATTATCTTTTTGACTAGAGGCAAGGAGATGTTATTATGAAGacattgcataataataatattgggtTTAGGAGTCTTTGATCACCATTGGCCCCAATACCCTTAATCACACCTCTGGATTAAACCATGTAACTGGATGTTGGAAATGTTGGCTACTAGTTGTTCTCTGTTGGCCATGTGTCTTTGGAAGGTGTTAATCTAACATTCTTTAAGATGTTTTCCCAAATATGCACCTTTAAAGAGAATAGTTTTAGGAGGTGAAGTGTGGGTATGGTAGAGTTAAAAGATAGTTCTGTATGCCAActtaaaaaagggagagagaaaagaacaaaaagaggTTGTCCAGAACACCTGTTAAAACTGGTTTTGTGAAGGTGCAAGATGACAATGAGGATGATGCGAATGGTGAAGTTTGCACCTGATCAGAAGAAGCTGATACACGCTATGTAGTCTGCTTCTCAATGAGGTGGTAAACCTGTTTCTGGGGTGTATAGTGGTAGGGTTGGCCTAGGATGTTTGCAACGTCTAGTGTTACGAGAGGAAGAATATTGTGTGTCTGTCTACATTCTCTATTGATGCATACTTTTGTAACCCTTAATTATGTTCCCAGTCCCCCTCCCCAAACTAGATACATCAGACACTGTAACATTTGACCACGGGGAACATGTTTCAGCTCTTACTTGTGCTGACCTTCTATCTCCCTTCTATGCTAGTTTGTGTgtgcaggttttttttggggggggttgtgcATGGAGTTGTGCTTCTCAAACTTTCtcccttcagatgtgttggactcctAGAACCCTTGACCATAGGGTcttgctggctgaggcttctgggaactgaagtccaaaatgttttgaggaccaaagattgagaagTATTGGTGAAGAGGGGCATTTAATTATGTGAGCCTCCACCTGACATCTGAAATAAGATAGCCCTGGCACAGGTTTAATTTTCCCAATGAGAATTAGGCCTTTCTTGGACTAAATGTCATGCCAATTCAGAGAACTGGATCTCCAAACTCTCTCTTCTGGGTCAATTTATGGCTGATGTTTGTTAAAATGTTCCATTTGCACTGAAACCGAAAGAGATTCTTCCAGAGAATAGCAAAAAAATAACCTCCAAGAATATTGGGGAGAAATGAAAGGTTCATCTTCATTGCAATCAGTAAGAGTTTTGTCATTGACCTGTCTGTAGAGCTAAGTTTTCAAAGCACCAAGGCGAATATTGAAGGAAATTAagcaaaggggtgtgtgtgcgaGGCAGAGGATTGGTCgagcattttgttttgttcactTTTCAGAATCCAAACTTTCTCTTGCTTAGAGTTTGTGAAATGCAAATGAACTTTAGTAACATGGTatcaatgtgctttttaaaaaaaaacaagaagaaagatTCTTATATCAATTATGTAGGAACATGCAGTATTTAAATACTGTCTTGCCTTTGTATTATGTGCATTAAGTGTGAATAATCGATCATGTCATGTAGCACAGTTTATGTTCTGGGTTATTTTTTATTCACAGAGCTCTTACGTCTTCAtaccattttgtaaaaaaaaaagtttgcttttcAGTATTTTGTATAGTTAATATAGATGGTTTTGActaaatgctttatttatttaatagcaaAACTGTGCCAAGAGAAACCCCTGTTAATTAAAAATTTTACTAGTTCAGACATTCCCCCACCCTTTTCTTTTGTGAACTCCAGTGTCATTGTGCTTCTGATTCTTGTTTCAATTTAATTTGTTTCAattgtccttttaaaaacatgagGAAATGGTTTGGGTCATATGAGATCTGTGAGGAACTTGATTGCCGCTGTGGCAAAAGTCTCTTGGATCTTGGTATCACATTAGAGTTTTCTTGGGATATCATGATACATAAATACCATAAAGGTaccagataccatctgatcttggaaggtaagcaacATCAGCCcaggatgggagactaccaaggtGTTatgtttcagatgaaggaactggcaataccATTTCTGAACTGTCCTTGCCTATGAAAAgcccatggggtcaccataagttgacaggtgacttgaaggtacacatgcacaaacacaataGAGGCAAGGAACACAAAACTTAATCCAAGTTACCAAAGCTTGTGGCCTCATCAGAAACTCAAAATCCTTTGATTTGACAACCTGTTGTCTACAAATAGATTTTCAAGCTTCCATGGCAGCAAGCCTTTTGAGCAATCCTATCTCAACCTGACGCGGAGAAGATTTCTAACAATGTGAGCCAGAATGCATTAAGTGTCTTAACTACGAAGGGAGTAGTCCCCCtcctatacacatacacaaatgcatGTGTACTCCAGCCCCCTGGGTCTAACAGTTTGGATCTCTGTTCCCTAGAAAGCAAATGTTTTTGTCTTCATGAAAACACCTTCTCCATTACTAATTCAGTTTCTGTGGAACAACCCTGCGGGTATGAGGAGCATTTGGCTGTGTTTCTCCTTGTTTCTTTGTCTTAGACCCTGAAGCGATAGTTTCCAAATTAGAGGGAATGCTAATTAGGTTTGGAGCCCCCTGCCCAAAATATACAATATCGGGGACACAATGGTTGGGAGGGACTGTGTTACAAAATGGCAGTGACTCTTGGAAAGGTAATTCTTGCCAGCTTTACATTAGATCCTGTGTTAATGCTTTTCTTTGTCTTGTTTCTACTTTATAAATTTGTCTTTTGCCAAATGTTCCACTCTGGATACTATCCTGTTGGTGGCAATAAGTGTTGCAAAGATAGTGACAGAGCAGAACGTTAATAATAAAACAGTATAAcatctcacacagacacacatagaaTTGTCCATTTTTAACCACATATTCTATCACGCATCTTAGTGCAACCAATGCATTACATGTCTTTCCAAATCTTTTCAGTTTGGAGTTTTTTCCTGGAATGCTTCAGTCATCTGAATGGGTTCTTGGTTTCTATTTGGCTTTCATCACCCTACAAAGATACAAAGTGAAGCATAGGGTCTATACCACACCACTGACGACAATCTGTTACCActtgctgtagctccattttgtggaaacttgggatttggaATTTGCTGTTGTGTTCAGAATTCTCTGCTCGATAAATTTAGGGCTGTTGTTTGTagctatttcattttattattcatttgtatcctgcctgTCTCTCATCACGGAACCTaaggtggtttttaaaaagccatgataCACTAAAATAACCTGTCTGggccctgtgaaagtggggaaactgcaaatgaaaaaccagtggggcttttttttaatgagagaacacctctttagggatttctaggtcctccagtgcaactctatgctcaGAAGTTGACCACAAAATAATACTAGAAGACATACAAATATTTTCTCTAgcaatttctagatcctccagggtAACTCTAAGGTTAACCTCCAACTGTgccatgttggaggacctagagtttcctaaagATAACATACCAATTAAATCTGCAAGTGGTCAGATCAGTAAAAGTTAACACCGCAGATGCGGAGGGCCAATTTTATAATATACTATCGCATGTTATGGTACAGTTGAAAGGTATTTCTACCTTCAACCCTTTCCTCTTGCTGTCCCAACATGAACCATATGCTACTAATTCTGATGTGAGAAGTGCAGCTGCAGCATTTGTAGAAGCAATTTCAGGGAGCTAGCAGAttttggaaaggaggaggggaggaggacaaggagaaCTGGGGAGGtgtggggaaggggggagagggagataaACCTTATTATGTTCCTTTGCCAAAGGAGAAAAGAAACGATATTGACTTAAATGTGGGAAATTTAAAAGGGGCCATATGTTCTCACTTTGTGCTTTGTTTCTAATAGATAGACAGAAATCTTTGAAGTGTGGATTGGCTCAGTGGGGTGCATGCTTCTGTAGAGAAAAGATGCTAAAAGAGAGGATGTGAGGGGGCATATGAAACTCTATTAGCCATGcaacagcagagagagagaggcaaatcCAATGATAATGTACATCTGTTTCAGGGAGTTTATAAGCTTTGAACATTTTTTATGTGCTGATAAGTGGATCCTTTTCTTACCATAACTTAGAACTTCAAAGCAGATTGTGTGGATAATGCAAATTGCTGAAATATGAGATTTTCCTACAAAGAGGTTTtccaaaaaagaggggggggggggagaggaaagaattAAGGCTAATTGATGCCACAGTCTTTT
This genomic stretch from Sceloporus undulatus isolate JIND9_A2432 ecotype Alabama chromosome 8, SceUnd_v1.1, whole genome shotgun sequence harbors:
- the NKD1 gene encoding protein naked cuticle homolog 1 isoform X3 → MDGRRGNLGAREWRFPPHLFFGGIVRYGVSCGPGVHYNFFFSLSQIPGDSFAVNASLARKGLEDWMVNQKHSSGSTSTSLAFPPGCQHRALGKLSGSRDAAGEGYRESIENEHFHLEVALPPEKTDGVCSGDEKKVEKEDTRTGAKKQLKFEDITSLLHTIYEVVDASVNHSPSSSKTLRVKLTVAPDGSQKKKSILLNHTDLQSSRHRAESKANEEPRNCEKRQRGSVRYHHGETKLEHNGCYRHCVDENIERRNHYLDLAGIENYTSKFGPGSPPVAQKHNPPIRVSNQTRSRSHEPEIFHAHQRRSPAADPGHISLMEASYAKLAEIQQRLRSQDANRHFVKSPKAQSKATASANAGRAVRSKSIQGSSVPMASPTARVGQNLPYLPMQSQQTYKKHKQRAKETHQVCKTFPSPGTVLEKEHVRDLPAVILYEGQVGQMIQRHEHHHHHEHHHHYHHFYQT
- the NKD1 gene encoding protein naked cuticle homolog 1 isoform X2; this translates as MGKLHSKHAAVSKPRESPEGDSFAVNASLARKGLEDWMVNQKHSSGSTSTSLAFPPGCQHRALGKLSGSRDAAGEGYRESIENEHFHLEVALPPEKTDGVCSGDEKKVEKEDTRTGAKKQLKFEELQCDVSVEEDNRQEWTFTLYDFDNNGRVTREDITSLLHTIYEVVDASVNHSPSSSKTLRVKLTVAPDGSQKKKSILLNHTDLQSSRHRAESKANEEPRNCEKRQRGSVRYHHGETKLEHNGCYRHCVDENIERRNHYLDLAGIENYTSKFGPGSPPVAQKHNPPIRVSNQTRSRSHEPEIFHAHQRRSPAADPGHISLMEASYAKLAEIQQRLRSQDANRHFVKSPKAQSKATASANAGRAVRSKSIQGSSVPMASPTARVGQNLPYLPMQSQQTYKKHKQRAKETHQVCKTFPSPGTVLEKEHVRDLPAVILYEGQVGQMIQRHEHHHHHEHHHHYHHFYQT